The proteins below are encoded in one region of Sedimentibacter sp. zth1:
- the recG gene encoding ATP-dependent DNA helicase RecG produces the protein MINTNVKYLKGVGPKRALKLNRLDIYTVEDLLNYFPTKYEDRRKISNIIDVENDIKVLLRVKILKPPTIRKVNKKMSIIKVIASDDTSYITITFFNQDFLFDKLILNQYFYLFGKCKRIGSNIEMINPDIENVNESVKSGRIMPIYALTNSLTNNELTKLIMQCMRDYSAYIENILPNEIIDKYNLLNKKDAIRYLHFPPDGKKYTLAKKTIAFEKLLVLEIGLLSIKSKLNLSGEGIVQTNTSLSDKLFSNLPFKLTNAQLRVVDEIKLDMQSNKPMNRLIQGDVGSGKTIVAIIAMLISVSSGYQASMMAPTEILAMQHYQTIKEYLDKSGISLKVEFLSGSTTKKKKTEILRMVKNNEIDILIGTHALIEKNVEFNNIGLAITDEQHRFGVRQRAMLSNKGKNPDILVMTATPIPRTLALMIYGDLDISIIDEMPPNRQQIITKVIKGNDKEEAYEFIKKRIYEGRQAYIVAPLIEESETMELDSASEIYEKLKNDYFKEFNLGLLHGKMTNKEKDEIMDKFYNGEINVLVSTTVIEVGVDVPNSVVMLILNAERFGLAQLHQLRGRVGRGQYQSFCILVNESKSKHSKARMQVLQDTNNGFLIAEEDLKIRGPGDFFGSRQHGVEKYNIENLIQDIKIVQNVQLLTKDLLTHNPSLIGEEYKALKDKILKLFDKENIVFN, from the coding sequence ATGATTAATACTAATGTTAAGTATTTAAAGGGAGTAGGTCCCAAAAGAGCTTTAAAATTAAATAGGCTTGATATTTACACAGTAGAAGATTTATTGAATTATTTTCCAACGAAATATGAGGATAGACGAAAAATATCCAATATAATTGATGTTGAAAATGATATTAAGGTTTTATTGAGGGTAAAAATTTTAAAACCACCAACTATCAGGAAAGTTAACAAAAAAATGTCCATTATTAAGGTTATAGCTAGTGATGATACAAGCTATATTACTATAACGTTTTTTAATCAAGATTTTTTGTTTGATAAGCTTATTCTTAACCAGTATTTTTATTTGTTCGGAAAATGCAAAAGAATTGGTAGTAATATTGAAATGATTAATCCGGATATTGAGAATGTAAATGAAAGCGTAAAATCAGGCAGAATTATGCCCATTTATGCATTAACTAATTCATTGACTAATAATGAGCTTACAAAACTAATTATGCAATGTATGCGAGATTATAGTGCTTATATAGAAAATATATTACCAAATGAAATAATTGATAAATATAATTTGTTAAATAAAAAAGATGCGATTAGGTATTTACATTTCCCACCGGATGGTAAAAAATATACTTTGGCAAAAAAAACAATAGCTTTTGAAAAGTTGTTAGTGTTGGAAATAGGTTTGTTAAGCATAAAAAGCAAACTTAATCTGAGTGGTGAAGGAATAGTACAAACAAATACTTCTTTGTCTGATAAATTGTTTTCTAATTTACCTTTTAAGTTAACCAATGCCCAACTTAGAGTTGTTGATGAAATAAAATTAGATATGCAATCAAATAAACCTATGAATAGGCTTATACAAGGTGATGTTGGATCTGGTAAAACAATTGTAGCTATAATTGCTATGCTTATTTCTGTTTCATCAGGATATCAAGCATCTATGATGGCGCCTACTGAAATTTTAGCTATGCAACACTATCAAACTATCAAAGAATATTTAGATAAAAGTGGAATTAGCTTAAAAGTGGAATTTTTATCTGGTTCAACTACTAAAAAGAAAAAGACTGAGATTCTTAGAATGGTTAAGAATAATGAAATTGATATTTTGATAGGTACACATGCATTAATAGAAAAAAATGTAGAATTCAATAATATTGGATTGGCAATAACTGATGAGCAGCATAGATTTGGTGTTAGGCAAAGAGCAATGCTTTCTAACAAGGGAAAAAATCCAGATATACTTGTTATGACAGCTACACCTATTCCGAGAACGCTGGCATTGATGATATATGGGGATTTAGATATTTCTATCATTGATGAAATGCCACCAAACAGACAACAAATTATAACAAAAGTTATAAAAGGGAATGATAAAGAAGAAGCGTATGAATTTATTAAAAAGAGAATCTATGAAGGTAGGCAAGCATATATTGTAGCTCCACTAATTGAAGAATCAGAAACTATGGAACTAGATTCTGCTTCTGAAATATATGAAAAATTAAAAAATGATTATTTCAAGGAATTTAATCTTGGATTACTACATGGTAAAATGACTAATAAAGAAAAAGATGAAATAATGGATAAATTCTATAATGGAGAAATAAATGTTTTGGTTTCAACTACGGTTATAGAAGTTGGTGTAGATGTTCCTAATTCAGTTGTAATGTTAATTTTGAATGCTGAAAGATTTGGGCTTGCGCAGCTTCACCAATTAAGAGGGCGTGTAGGTAGAGGCCAATATCAGTCTTTTTGTATACTTGTAAATGAAAGTAAATCGAAACATTCTAAAGCAAGAATGCAGGTATTACAAGATACCAACAATGGGTTTTTAATAGCTGAAGAAGATTTAAAAATTAGAGGACCGGGTGATTTCTTTGGTTCAAGGCAACATGGAGTAGAAAAATACAATATTGAGAATTTAATTCAAGATATCAAAATTGTTCAAAACGTACAATTACTAACTAAAGACCTATTAACTCATAATCCATCATTAATTGGTGAAGAGTACAAAGCGTTAAAAGATAAAATATTAAAATTATTTGATAAAGAAAACATTGTATTTAACTAG
- a CDS encoding DAK2 domain-containing protein, producing the protein MVINYIDNVMLKKMILGGATNLENNRGLVDSLNVFPVPDGDTGTNMNLTVQSAVKEINNLTESSIQNLADASAKGSLMGARGNSGVILSQLFRGFAKGVNNVNQLTPCIVASAFKNASDTAYKAVMKPIEGTILTVARETAEKAVEICDQYSDMILFLEELIKQAKITLDKTPDLLPVLKQAEVVDAGGKGLVCLLEGALAALKGVEIVKQQNTNEVVETQAEVSEFGSEDEILFTYCTEFMIKDAKISHEEFLPFIMDKGDSIVCVGVDGIIKTHIHTNNPGLILSKAVRFGEIMNIKIENMKEQFRAKIKEAPVVSKEKKKFAFISIGFGEGIQKVFYDLNVDYFISGGQTMNPSTEDIIEAVNKLNAEHIIILPNNSNIILAAQQAKDLSEKDLHVIPTKTIPQGISAMLAFNEESNIEDNVKEMEEAIKNVKTGQVTYAVRDTSMNGFDIKKDDIIALFDKNIVNHGANIEEQTLELIKKMVSDDNFLVTIFYGDTLKEEEAKSLKCKVEEIIDFCDVEIVYGGQPLYYYIIAVE; encoded by the coding sequence ATGGTAATTAATTATATAGATAATGTTATGTTAAAAAAGATGATTTTAGGAGGGGCGACTAATCTTGAAAACAATAGAGGATTAGTAGATTCGCTAAATGTTTTTCCTGTTCCAGATGGTGATACAGGTACAAATATGAATTTGACAGTTCAATCTGCTGTTAAAGAGATAAATAATCTTACAGAAAGTAGTATTCAAAATTTAGCTGATGCATCTGCAAAAGGCTCTTTGATGGGAGCTCGTGGTAACTCTGGGGTAATATTATCTCAATTATTCAGAGGTTTTGCTAAAGGTGTTAATAATGTTAATCAATTGACTCCTTGCATTGTTGCAAGTGCTTTTAAAAATGCATCAGATACAGCGTATAAAGCTGTTATGAAGCCAATTGAAGGTACAATACTTACTGTAGCAAGAGAAACTGCTGAAAAAGCAGTAGAAATATGTGATCAGTATTCAGATATGATACTATTCTTAGAAGAATTAATTAAACAAGCTAAAATAACTTTGGATAAAACTCCAGATTTGCTACCAGTATTAAAGCAAGCGGAAGTTGTTGATGCAGGTGGTAAAGGTTTAGTATGTTTATTAGAAGGTGCATTAGCTGCTCTTAAAGGAGTAGAAATAGTGAAGCAACAAAACACTAACGAAGTGGTTGAAACTCAAGCCGAAGTATCTGAGTTTGGTAGTGAAGATGAAATTTTATTTACTTATTGTACAGAATTTATGATAAAAGATGCTAAAATAAGTCATGAAGAATTTTTGCCATTTATCATGGATAAAGGTGACTCAATAGTTTGTGTTGGAGTAGATGGTATTATAAAAACACATATTCATACTAATAACCCGGGTCTAATACTTAGCAAAGCTGTTAGATTTGGTGAAATTATGAATATTAAGATAGAAAATATGAAAGAGCAATTTAGAGCAAAAATTAAAGAAGCACCAGTTGTTAGCAAAGAAAAGAAAAAATTTGCTTTTATTTCAATAGGATTTGGTGAAGGAATTCAAAAGGTGTTCTATGACTTGAATGTTGACTACTTTATATCAGGTGGTCAAACAATGAATCCAAGTACTGAAGATATAATTGAAGCAGTTAATAAATTAAATGCTGAGCATATAATTATATTGCCAAACAATAGTAATATAATTTTGGCTGCACAACAAGCAAAAGATTTATCTGAAAAAGATTTACATGTTATACCTACTAAAACAATACCTCAAGGTATAAGTGCTATGCTTGCTTTTAATGAGGAATCAAATATAGAAGATAATGTGAAAGAAATGGAAGAGGCAATTAAAAATGTTAAAACTGGTCAAGTAACATATGCGGTTAGAGATACATCTATGAATGGTTTTGATATAAAAAAAGATGACATAATAGCATTGTTTGATAAAAATATAGTAAACCATGGAGCTAATATTGAAGAACAAACTCTTGAACTTATTAAGAAGATGGTTTCAGATGATAATTTTCTTGTAACAATTTTCTATGGTGATACGTTAAAAGAAGAAGAGGCTAAATCTTTAAAATGTAAAGTTGAAGAAATTATTGATTTCTGTGATGTTGAAATTGTGTATGGTGGTCAACCGCTATATTATTACATTATAGCTGTTGAATAA
- the rpmB gene encoding 50S ribosomal protein L28, translated as MAKFCEICGKGKMSGHTVTFSDKKINRTWKPNVRKITVIENGVSKKKYVCTRCMRSGNVVRAI; from the coding sequence ATGGCAAAATTCTGTGAAATCTGCGGAAAAGGAAAAATGTCAGGTCATACTGTAACTTTCTCAGACAAAAAAATAAATAGAACTTGGAAACCAAACGTAAGAAAGATTACTGTTATTGAGAACGGAGTATCTAAGAAAAAATATGTTTGTACAAGATGCATGAGATCAGGTAACGTTGTTCGTGCTATATAA
- a CDS encoding GNAT family N-acetyltransferase, whose translation MFLEYIDHKCTDEELKEIVCKHGLLQYNIDATEGLLLKPGVNVNLVCRDKDGNVIGGIMCETYLECLDINVLWVAEAYRGKGIGYRLMNEAERLGKEAGCIYSITSTFSFQAPNFYKRQGYELYSVLDCFPNNICSYQYKKKL comes from the coding sequence ATGTTTTTAGAATATATTGACCATAAATGTACTGATGAAGAATTGAAGGAAATTGTGTGCAAACATGGGCTTTTGCAATATAATATTGACGCAACCGAAGGGTTGCTTTTAAAGCCAGGTGTTAATGTTAATTTGGTTTGTCGTGACAAAGATGGTAACGTGATTGGTGGTATCATGTGTGAAACGTACTTAGAGTGTTTGGACATTAATGTTCTTTGGGTTGCTGAAGCATATCGAGGAAAAGGAATTGGATATAGATTAATGAATGAAGCAGAAAGGCTTGGCAAGGAAGCGGGTTGTATTTATTCAATTACAAGCACATTTTCATTTCAAGCTCCTAATTTCTATAAACGCCAAGGGTATGAGTTGTATTCAGTATTAGATTGTTTCCCAAATAATATATGTTCTTATCAGTATAAAAAGAAATTATAA
- a CDS encoding Asp23/Gls24 family envelope stress response protein, with the protein MSLQITNELGNISIDDQVIASIAGMAAMECYGIVGMATKNATEGFFELLKKDQLSKGIKVDSENDKIAIDLYIVLQFGVKISVVAENIISKVKYNVESLVGVDVSKVNIFVQGVRVQK; encoded by the coding sequence ATGTCATTACAAATTACTAATGAATTGGGTAATATATCAATAGACGATCAAGTTATTGCGAGTATTGCGGGAATGGCTGCTATGGAGTGCTATGGAATAGTGGGAATGGCAACTAAGAATGCTACAGAAGGCTTCTTTGAACTTTTAAAAAAGGATCAATTATCTAAAGGAATAAAAGTAGATTCAGAAAATGATAAAATTGCTATAGATTTATATATCGTATTACAATTTGGTGTAAAAATATCAGTTGTAGCTGAAAATATTATATCAAAAGTTAAATATAATGTTGAATCTTTAGTGGGAGTAGATGTAAGTAAAGTAAATATTTTTGTTCAAGGTGTAAGGGTTCAAAAATAG